The Merismopedia glauca CCAP 1448/3 genome segment CTTCCCCCAATAGAGCGCAGCCGCTTCATTTGCTGCATGGCGATCGCCATCTCCTGCTTGTTGGGCGATATGGATTGATACCAGCAAAAAGGTACTTGGGATTCTTCCAGCCACTGAAATACGCTGTTAAAAGCCGAGTTATCGAGCAAGCAGCAATCTATTGTCAGAAACTCGTCCCATGTGGCGTAATCGTCTGGGGCAACTGCATTCGCATCTACCAACTGCGGCTGGCAGCCCCTAGCTTGCAAATAGCTCAGGAGGATGCGGGAGAAGGTGCGAGTATCAAGTCCGTTGGTGATGATGTGGATCAAGGATTAATTCAGGCTCAGTGGCTATTTTACTCCAGCATGAATAATGTTTAAGGAGAATGGTATCTTTTACTTGTGCCAAAAGTTTCTTAGGGCGTTGCTCCATAGGGGGATTATACAGAAAATTTCGGGTTAACACTAAGGAAGATACAGAAAGTTTCTGTATAATAAATAGTTATGCAGCCTAAGTTATTGGCAAAGGAATCTATTTAGTTAGGACAATCGCTGAGTGGCAACCAGTTATGCAGGTTGCTAATATTTTTGTCTATACTCTGAAGCCTGACTGACTTTTGAGAACAAGGAGCAGGTGCAATCAATGCTTAGTAAGGAAGAGACAATCGCGAAGACAGAAGCAACTTTTAATGCCGCATCTGATTACTTTGACGCTCCAGGATTATCTTTTTGGAATCGCTTTGGACAACAAACCATCGATCGGCTCTCGCTTCGTTCTGGCGATCGCGTTTTAGATGTTTGTTGTGGGACTGGTGCTTCTGCAATTCCAGCAGCAGTCAGTGTGGGTTCCACCGGACAGGTGCTGGGAATAGATCTTGCCGAATCTTTGCTTGAACTGGCACATAACAAGTCACGGCAGCAAGGTCTTGAAAATATCGAGTTTCGATATGGGGACTTTGAAAATCTAGGTTTACCCAACGAAAGTTTTGACGCAATTGTTTGTGTTTTCGGGATTTTCTTGGTTCCAGATATGCTGGCAGCAGTTCGAGAGCTTTGGCGGATGGTTCGTCCTGGCGGAAAACTAGCGATTACCTCTTGGGGAGAGAAGGTATTTGAACCTGCCAATCAAATTTTCTGGGGTGCGATTGAGGCTGAACGCCCAGATCTGTGTAAGAAGTTTACGCCGTGGGAACGGATCGGCGATCCTGCCTCACTACAATCACTACTAGAAGCAGGTGGCGCAACCCATGTAAAGGTTTTCGCAGAAGTAGGCACTCATGAACTGGCTTCTCCAGAAGATTGGTGGACAATGATTTTGGGGGGCGGACTCAGAGGTATAATCGAGCAACTCGATCCGGCAGCAAGGGAACGTGTCCGACAAGCGAATCTGCATTTCCTTCAGACTAATGAAGTTTATTCACTAGAGGTCAATGTTTTGTATGCAATAGCGCAGAAATAACCCTGAAGAAATTAGGTAATCGGTGTCTTTAAGATGGGTTCTGCCCTGCCGCCGTCGGCTGCATAACATTGCGCTGAACCGGAACCGAGCATAAATTATCTGTGAATCGCAAAGGTTATCGCTGTCCGGTTAGCTTAAACGTTAGCTTGCCATCTACCATAGACCTTTCCGTAGTTTTTAGGAGAAGATTGGTGTATTATCTCAATGACTGAGTTGGGTAAACTGAGATAGTCGATGAATAGAGTTGCTGAAGAGCCAGACAGAGAGCAGCGAATTGACCTCGAAATCATCGTTGATGCTTATGTTCCAGAAGAACAGGCGATGGGTTGGTATTATTATCTGGACAAGAAGCTTCATTTTCCTTTCCCAGCCTTATGGAATGGCTCAGAGGTTGAGGTAGTGGAAATGTCACCTGAAGACGATTGCGAACAGCAGATGTTTGTAGAAGTCCTGTACCAAGAAGGTGAAGCCGAGGATATCTTTTCTGTACCTTTATCAGATATAGAAGTAGAGGAAGTTGATGATGAAACCGCAGAAGCCATAGCCGACTGGCATTACTGGTTAAACAGAGGTTATGATTTTACCTGAAGTGCTTCTTCAACAGCTTTTGTGGTGGTGGTTGTCACCCCGTCAAAAGTTGTTAATGAAAGTAGGAATATACATCGCTCAAAGAGAAAAATCATGAAGCAAAGTTATGAAGGAGTTTATCAAAACGGTCAAATAAATTGGATTGACGAGCCACCTAAAGTGACATCGGTTCGCGTCCTGGTGACTTTTTTGACCAACAATGAACCGAAAACTAAGCGCCGTATTGCCTCAGCCACTATTGCAGGTCAAGCCAAAACTTTAGGAGATTTAGTCAGTCCCATAGTTAGCGATGAAGAATGGGAATGTCTGAAATAATTGTGCTGGATACACATATCTGGTTCTGGTTTA includes the following:
- a CDS encoding class I SAM-dependent methyltransferase, with translation MLSKEETIAKTEATFNAASDYFDAPGLSFWNRFGQQTIDRLSLRSGDRVLDVCCGTGASAIPAAVSVGSTGQVLGIDLAESLLELAHNKSRQQGLENIEFRYGDFENLGLPNESFDAIVCVFGIFLVPDMLAAVRELWRMVRPGGKLAITSWGEKVFEPANQIFWGAIEAERPDLCKKFTPWERIGDPASLQSLLEAGGATHVKVFAEVGTHELASPEDWWTMILGGGLRGIIEQLDPAARERVRQANLHFLQTNEVYSLEVNVLYAIAQK
- a CDS encoding calcium-binding protein, encoding MNRVAEEPDREQRIDLEIIVDAYVPEEQAMGWYYYLDKKLHFPFPALWNGSEVEVVEMSPEDDCEQQMFVEVLYQEGEAEDIFSVPLSDIEVEEVDDETAEAIADWHYWLNRGYDFT